ATTTCCGTAGCCGCGGGCATCCAGGGACTGCATGATGTGACCGGCCAGCGGCGCAGCGTCGTTGGTCCACGTCACACCGATCGCGTGAAGGCGGTGTCCGCCATCGAGTTCGGTGTCGTCCACCAGCCCGCGCAGCAGGCCGTCGGGGTTGTAACCGGCAGCGTCGTCGAGGGAGATCGCGCCGCGGTCGACCGGACGCCCCTCCCCCGTCGTGCCTTCGACGAGCACCCATCGAACGGCTCTCGAAGTCATCGCGAGGCCGAGCACGAGATCCATACCGATCCCCCGATCTGCCTAGTCAGTCTTCAGTCAGGTTACCGGTGTGACGCCGCTTACACGTGGGTGCGGCAATCTACGCGCAAACGCTTTCTCTTGCTCGGTGCCACACCGAAACGGCTGTGCACCATAAGCTCGCTGCGTATGAGGTACATCGCCGCAGTCGTGGCCGCCACGTCCGTATTGGCCGGATGCACCGTGGCGGGCAAGCCCACGGCGGCTCCGGTGACCGACGAATGGCGACAGGCCGTCATCGATGCGGTCGCCGGGCTCGGGACGCAGCTGGGCCCGATCGGCAATGCGATGGTGACGCCGGGCCGTATGACCGACTACGGCGCGCTGCACAACGCGTGCACCGACTTGCGCACGTACGTCGACTCGATCCAGCGCAAGGTGCTGCCCGGGCCCGACGTCGCGGTCAACAACGCGCTCGGGGCGGGCTTCGAAAGCTTCCGCAGCATGGCCGACCAGTGTGTGGCGTTGACGCCGGCAAACAGTTCCGCCCGGTTGACGAAGTTGGGCGACACCATCGACGAAGCCCATCTGCACATCAACGAAGGCCTCAAGCTCCTCGGTGTCGACGTCCCCAAACGCTGAACAGCTCAAAAGTGATCGAGAACTCAGCCAGTTAATTAGGTTTCCGTAGCGATTGTGTTCAACAATTGTTTACCGTGTCGTTACAGTTCCTCCTGCTGTGCATCGTCGTATTCACCGCATTGATGTTCGACTTCACGAACGGTTTTCACGACACCGGCAATGCGATGGCGACATCGATCGCCAGCGGAGCGCTCAAACCACGCACAGCCGTGGCACTGTCGGCCCTGTTGAACCTCGTCGGCGCGTTTCTCTCCACCGCCGTGGCTGCCACGATCGCCAAGGGTCTCGTCGACGCTGATCTGGTCACTCTCGAGCTGGTGTTCGCCGGGCTCGTCGGCAGCATCCTGTGGAATCTGTTCACCTGGTTGCTGGGTATTCCGTCCAGCTCGTCCCACGCGCTCATCGGCGGCATCGTCGGTGCGATGATCGCCGCCGCCGGCGGTCACGGCGTGATCTGGCACGGGGTGGTCTCTACGGTCATCGTGCCCGCCGTGCTCTCGCCCCTGATCGCCGGCGTGGTGGCCTGCATCGCCAGCTGGCTGGTCTACCGCGTGATCCGCGGCCTGCCCAAGGACCGCACGATCGCCGCGTTCCGCTACGGCCAGATCGGTTCTGCTTCCCTGATCTCACTGGCCCACGGCACCAACGACGCCCAGAAGACGATGGGCATCATCTTCCTGGCCTTGATCTCGTACGGTGCGGTGGACGAATCCGCGACCATGCCGCCGTTCTGGGTGATCGCCGCCTGCGCCGTCGCCATCGCCCTGGGCACCCTCTCGGGTGGTTGGCGCGTGATCCGCACCCTCGGCAAGGGTCTGGTCGACACCGAGGCACCGCAGGGCATGGCCGCCGAAGTGTCCTCGGCGGCAACCATTCTGCTGTCCAGCCACTTCGGTTACTCGCTGTCCACGACCCACGTGGCGACCGGGTCGATCCTCGGCAGCGGACTGGGCCGACGTACCCAGGTGCGGTGGGCCGTCGCGCGCAACATGGCCACCGCCTGGCTGATCACGCTGCCCGCCGCCGGATTGGTGGGTGCACTCACCTACTTCCTCGTGCACGGGATCGGCGGCTTCGCCGGGCCATTGGTGGGATTCGTAGGCCTGATCGCGGCAACCGTGCCCATCTGGCTCAAGTCACGGAAACCGCCCATCGACCACAAGAACGTCAACGACGCATGGCAGGGCAGCCTCACCGCGGTCGAGGGCAAGTAGGGACGGGCACATGACCAACTGGATCAATCTCGTTGCCGTCGCCAAGATCCTGCTCTTCGGGCTGGCGGTGGGCGCGTCGGTGCCCACCCTGTTCGCCATCGGCGTCCGGCTGCACATCGCCGGCGATGTCGCCGATGGCCCCGCCGCGGCGGGCCGTCGGCGCCTGCTGCTGGTTCTCAGCTGGGTGATGTTCGCATTGGTGCTGGTCGTGGTCGTCGTCGGCGTCTTGTACATCGCCAACAGCTTCATCGGCCATCACACCGGCGCCTACGTCTTCGGCAACAACGCGCAGCACTAGGCCGCGGGTCCGCAGTCGATCTGCCGGGTCAGGCCAGCGGCGCAATCGGGGCCGGCGCGACCGGCGCGGGCGCAGCGGGGCTGTGGGCAGGGGCCGGACCGGGTAGGTTCTGCGGCGCCGGGCCCATGTGCTGCGCCGGCTGGACCGGCGGCGCGACCCGAGACGGCTGCGATGGCCCGGTACCGACGAGCGTGGCCGTCAGAGGCTGCCGTGCCGCGTCTTGCGCCCATTCATCCTGAAGCTTGCTCGCCGCGAATGCCGCCCCCTGGTTCACCAGGCCGGTTCCGGCGTACTCGGTGTGGACACCGAAGCTTCTGCCTTGAGGGTCGCACACGAGGTCGTTGTCGACGCAGAGGTCGATGGCCTTGGCCGCGTAATACGGGCCGACCACAACCGACGGATTGTTGAGCACCCTCATGAAACGCGGTGACGGCTTGCCGAACAACGCGACTGCCGCCACGTGGTCAGCCACCTCCGGCGGCATCGGCGCCGGGACGTCGGCCACCGAAACCCCGTCAGGCACAACACTGGCCGTCACGAAGCCGATGACCGCCGCGCCCTGAGAAAAGCCACCGAGCACCATCTTGGTGTCGGGGCAGTTGGCGGCGGTGGCCATGATGTGTGCTCGGGCGTCCGCGATTCCCTGTACAGCGGTTGGGAAGTCGGTGGTGGCGGGGTAATCGACGGGATACACCTCCACCGATTTCGCGCCGACGTTGGCACGCAACGAGTTGACGAACGCCTCCCCCGTATCCCCTACTCCCGGCGCTTCCATGGTGCCGCGGGCGAATATCACCTCGGCATCCGGACACGGTGCCGCAATGGCGGACGGCATCGCGAAATTGCTCGCCATGGAAGCCGCCCCCGCCATGACGGCTACCAAACCGGCGCTTCCGAATTTCCCCACTAATGCACTGTGACATAAAGCCGCATTGAGCGCGCTTCGAGCAAGCGTAGGCATAGAATTCCCTCAAGAACCAAAGAGAATTCTCAGAAAACCGTTGCGAAGGCTCGGACGCCACCCCGGTTTTCACTTCAGCGCGTCGAAGGCCGTTCTACCCCAGCACGTTTCGCTTTCGTCAGCCAAATCTTCGCGAATCCCGCCCGACAATTCGGTTTCTTTCCGGCACACTTTTCCGCCGTGACGCGCGAAGACTGCGCGGCCGGTTCATCGCATTTCGGCACCTTAAGGGCCCCGGAAGTGGCACTGTCTTTTCTGGCGTGACGGCAAGGAATGCGGCCAGCGAGAAAAGGAACATGAATGGCGAGTCGGGGGGAGTCGTCGCGCGCCGCGCGCCGGCAGCACAGGTCATCCAGGTGGGCAGCGACGCTGCTGACGAGCGTCGTCGTCGCGGCGTCGGCGGTAGTCACCGTCAGCACTCAAACCGCCACCTACAGCGCCACGGTCCGGTTGGCCGGGACGACGATTGGAGTTGGTCCATCTTTCGAACCGTTCGGGCTGAGCTTCCCGCTGATGTTCTACGGAACCATCGTCCCTGAAGGCGATTCGTTCCATACCGTGCCCTACCCCGCGCAGCTCACCATCAGCCTGCCGATCATCTCGGACCTACCGGTGTTGTCACACCTCCCGTATTGGCCGCAATCCCTGAAGAGATCCGAGGCGATCGGGGCGGGTTACCTGGAGCAGGACATCGCCAACATGCCCGCCGGTGACAAGATCACGATCATCGGCATATCGCAGGGCACACAGGTCGCCGAGATCGCGCGCGCCGATATGGCCAGAGATCCGAAATACGTTGCCAATGCCGACAACTACGAGTTCATTTTCATCGGCAATCCGTATCAGCCCAACGGAGGCATCCTCACCCGGCTGACATCCTGGAGCGACATGCCGGTGCTCGGCGACCTCTTCCCGTTCGGCCGGCCCGGGCCTTCGGACAGCCCGTTCAAGACGACCTATTACCAGAACCAGTACGACGGGGTCGCCGATTTCCCCGCGTATTTCAACGTGCTGTCCCTCGTCAACTCCTTCGCCGGACAGGCCTTCGGACACGCCTTCCCCGGCTATGTGCTGGAGTACCCCGACGCGCCCAACGCCGTCACCACCCAGGTCGGCAACACCACCTACGTGACGCTCCCGCAATACCTTCCGCTGCTGGCACCGCTGAGAATCCCTGCATCGCTCGTCGGCGCAGAACGATTCGTCGACGCCATGGACCCGGTCCTGCGCGTCTTCGTCGAAATGGGCTATGACCGCACCGCCGACCCCAGCCGGGTCAAAGAATTCAGTTGGATAACCCCTGACGAGAAACTGCAGGAAGCACTGAATGAATTGCCGCGCGCGTTCCAGCAATCGATGGCCATTCTCGGCGGCGAGAAATACGTCCCGACCCTGCCCCAGCCCGTCGTCTCGGACGCAGAACCCGAAACCCCGGTGACCCCACACCCGGCGGAGCCGGTGGACACCTCTCCCTTGGGCCAAGCCGTACGACAGGCACTGACCGACGTGGCGAAGGCGGTGTCGGACGCAAGCCGACCGGTAGCGAAGATGATGCAGGCCATCGGCGGTAGAGGCAGTCGAACGGTGCGGGAGCCGGTTGGACCGGTAGGCGAATCCGCGGGATCGAACCGCCTCAAGCGACCCGCGACGACGCCGACGGACGCGCGCCACTCTCCCGTACAGCGGTTGCGACCGGTCGGCGAAACGAAGCGTCCCGACCGCGATTCCGTGCGCTCGACCCTCCGGTCGGCGATCGGCTCAGCCGAGAAGACTCCGAAATCCGGACATGCTCAACGTCACCGCCCCTCGACACACAAGAGTGGTCGTGCCAGCTGAGCCTCGGGCTGTCGTCCGACGACGAGAGGGCACCTGACCGCACTACACTCCGGGCCATGGGTAGACCGCCGGCGGCTTCCGGCGAACGCGCAACCTCGGAGCCGGCCGCAAAACCCCGCGGACAGCGCACGATCCGCGGACTCGACGCCGAGCAGCGTCGCGCCCACCGCCGTGAGCAGTTGTTGACGGCCGCCTTCGAGCTGATCGCGCGCGACGGCTACGCCAACACCTCGATCGAGCAGATCTGCCAGACGGCCTATGTCGGCAACAAGGCGTTCTACGAGGTGTTCGACAGCAAAGAGGACTGCTACCTGGCGCTGCTCGCCCAAATCGCCGCACAGATCGAGGAGAAAGCCGTCGAGGCCCTCGCCGACGCGCCGGACGATCCCGACGAAACCGTCCACCGGCTGCTGTCGGCGTTCGCCCACGCGCTCGTCGACGATCCTCGAGTCGCGGTGGTGGCCTTCGGCGAGTGTGCGGGCATCTCGCCACGCGTCGAGCGGCTGCGCCGCGAGAATCGGCGCTGGACCGCGAGCTTTCTCGAGAATCTGTGGCGGCAGCGCGAGTTTCCCTGCCTGTCCGACACCGGCTCGGTCGACTACCACGCCTTGGCCGTGTCGACCGTCGGCGGGCTGTTCGAAAGCGTGGCGGACTGGCTGCACCAAAGGGAAACCGACAGTGCTTCGCCTCCGACCATCGACACTCTGATCAGCAACCTGACGAGCTTCGTCGGGGTGGTTCGCGCCGGAATTGCCGCGTCCGCGCGCTGAATCTGCAAACGATCGTTTGCAACAAGGATCCTTTTTACGAAAAGTGACTCTTGTCATAAATCGCTACCCGCTGGTAATTTTCCGGCAGCATGCGACGTGGCGCGCATCACATCAAGTTCCTCCCGCGCTGGTCACACGCTCCGATGTTCCGGCCGCACCACCGGGGACGGCCGCTCACCACGATGAGGAAGAAGGAACGGCATGAGGGGTTGGGGTCGGGGGGAGTCGTCGCGCAAGGCGCGCCGGCAGCGCGGTTCGCGGCGATGGGGCTCGATGCTGCTGACCGGCGGAGTCGTCGTCGCGGTGTCGGCAGGCGTCACCGTCAGTACGCCTGAGGCCGTCTACATTGCCGCGGTTCGACTGGTCGGCACGACGATCGGCGTCGGCCCCTCCTTCGACGGGTTCGGGTTGAGCGTTCCGATGTTCTTCTACGGGAGCACGGTGCCCGAAGGCGACTCGTTCCACACCGTCCCCTACCCGGCCCAGATCAATCTCGAGATCCCGGTCATCTCCGATCTGCCCGGACTGTCCGACATTCCGTACTGGCCACACTCGCTCAAACGGTCCGAGCAGATCGGGGCCGGCTACCTCCAGCAGGACATCGCCAATACCCCGGCTGACGACAAGATCACGATCATCGGCATGTCACAGGGGACCGAGGTGGCAGAGATCGTGCGCGCCGAGATGGCCAAGGACCCGAAATATGTTGCCAACGCCGACAATTACGAGTTCGTCTTCATCGGCGATCCGTATCAGCCCAACGGCGGCATCCTGGCCCGCTTCACCTCATGGAGCGACGTGCCCGTGCTCGGCGACCTCTTCCCACTCGGCCGTCCCGGGCCTTCGGACAGCCCGTTCAAGACGACCTATTACCAGAACCAGTACGACGGCTTCGCCGATTTCCCGGCGTATTTCAACGCACTGGCCATCGCGAACGCCCTCGCCGGGATCGTGTTCCAGCACGTCTTCCCCGGCTACGTCCTCGAACGTCCCGACGCGCCCAACGCCGTCACCACCCAGGTCGGCAACACCACCTACGTGACGCTGCCCCAGTACCTTCCGCTGCTGGCACCGCTGAGAATCCCCGCGTCGCTGATCGGCGCCGAACGATTCGTCGACGCCATGGACCCGGTGCTGCGCGTCTTCGTCGAAATGGGTTACGACCGCACCGCAGATCCAAGCCAGGTCAAGGAATTCGGCTGGGTTACCCCACCGGAGAAGATCCACGAAGCGCTCAACGCGCTACCGGCGGCGTTCGAGCAATCGCTGGCGATCCTGGGCGGCGAGAAGTACACCCCCACGCTGCCCCAGCCCGTCGTCTCCGGTACCCAACCCGAGACGCCCGTGACCGAACACCCGATAGACCCGGTGGGCACCTCGCCGGTCGAGCAAGGTGTACGCCACACGGTCGAGGACGTGGCGGCAGCACTGTCGGATGCCACCCGCCCACTGGCCAAGGTGCTGCAGGCCATCGGCGGGGCCACCGCCCCACACAAGACCGTCGACCCGGCCGACAGCACAGTCGAGGCCGTGGGCGAGACAGGCGAGCAGCCGACGTCCACCCCGGTGAGCCGTAATCCGCGCCCCCGATCCGAGGCGTCCGGCACCGACTCCGCACCGCGGTTGCGTGTCGTCAGGGACACCGACGATTCGGATACGCGCACGCCCGCACCCAAGCCCGTGCCCGGCAAGGACCGGCCCGACCGGACATCTGTGCGGGCCGCCGCCAAGCACGCGGCGAAGGAAGCCACGAAATCGGCGGAAGCCAAGCGTGACCGGCCCGCCAAGCGCCAGAGCGCCAAGGCCGGTTAACGCTACGACGGCGGGCGCTGCGGACGACGCTGGATCCGCAGCGCCTGCGTCGGCACCTGAAGATCGGTGGTCGGCGGCACAGCCAGCACTGTCATCGAATCCTCTTTGAGGCGAACGATTCTCGGGACCGCAGCGGCACGCGGTTGCCGGACGATGGTCGGCGGCGCGAATTCTCCGGCGGTGCCGTTCGACGGGACGACCTCCGTCGGCGGTTCCGCGACCGCAGGCTTGGCCGAACGGGTTTCGCGCCGCACCAGGTAGCCGGCGAATGGCCCGGTGAAGACCATGACCGCCAGCACGAGCAGGCTCAGCACACACACGGTGACATCGAAGGTGCTGGTGATCTGTTGGGCCAGGTTGTTGCCGTAGATCGCCGCGGGCGCGGGGCCGGCATAGCGCGGTGCCAGCGCCACCCCGATGGCCACGTTCGCCACGGTGAAGACGAACAGCACCGCGCTGAACGCCGCCGCCACGGTCGTCGACGTCAATCCCCTGTCGAGCTGGCGGTGCAGCCACCGCGCGACCAACGCGGTCACCAGGTTGAACACCGCCATCGCAACCGTGTCATATGGCGCGCGAGGCAGGTCGAGAGACGAGGCGATCAGAAAGTCGACGACCCGCAGAGCGGCCGCCGCGAACGCCCAGAACGCGATGAGCGTCAGGCACTTCTGCGCGGCACCCCGGTAGGCCCCGATGGTCGGCGGCTTGATCAGAAAGACCGCGTACAGCGTCGTGGGCGCAACGATCGCGGCAGCGGCGGCCCAGGCGAGATAGCCCTCGTAGCCCACGGCCGCCGTCGAGGTGTTCTGGGCGATGCCGTGAAACGCGTCGATGTCGCGGCCGATTCCGGTCAGCCACACCAGGGTGGCCGCGATCGCGCCCGAGACACCGATGGCCGTCGTGGCCAGCCGAGCTGCGCCGGTCCGCTCGGTCAGCCAGCGAGAGGCGAGAACCAGCGCGATCATCGCCTCCGCGCCGTAGAGCAACGTGGTGACGATGACGGCGATGTCATGTCCGCCGAACTCCACCTGTGTGACGAACAGGTACCGCAGCCGCCAGTAGAGATTGAACGCGACCGACAGCGTCGCCAACGCGATCGACAGAAAACCGATCACCCGCGCCACCGCATACCAGCGCCGAAACTTGTTGTCCTCGACCGTGATCGACGTGATGGGCGGCTGCCCCGCCAACAACGCACCCGCGACACCGAGCAGCATGCCTGGACCCACCCCCGGAGGGACGGCACCGGTACCGCCACCGCGCACCGTCTGCGCCACGTGATAGCCGACGAAGCACACGACCACCAGCAGGTAGGCGGCGCTGAGCGCGAGCCGGACCCGACTGGTGCGCCGGACATCCGAGCGGCCGCCGCCGAGACGGAACGGTCCAAAATGCGGCGCCAGCGCGGCGGCGATCGCCAGCAGCGTCACGATGGCCAGCATCACGAACGTCGAACCGGCGCTGCCGGGGACACCGACACCGAACTCGAGATTCCACGGCAGCAGCATCGCTCCGACGAGCAACACCACGGCAAGGCCGTCGCGCACCCGGTTGGTGCGGATGGGTACGTAACCGACCCGGGCCGGCCGCCGGCCGGCGCAGCCACCGTCGCCACCTGGACGGTGGCGGACGGGTCGTAACGCTCGTCGCTCACGTACCGATTCCTCTCTATGAGTGACACCGCACGGACCCAACCAGCGTGCTCACTTTTGCTCCGGCGCACAAGCAGCGCTGGCAGCCGCGGTCGTTTCGGCCAATCAGGTTCGCCGAAACTGTGCGGTAGCTTGGATTTGTCCGTCGGGGCCCCTACAAGATGCACGAAGCAAGGAGAAGAACCGTGGACGTAGTCCTCGGGGTGGCGGTCACCGGGCGTGTGGCGCGCTTGGCCATGATCGGATCGCCCGCGAGCGGCGGCCAGGTTCTGGATCAGTACGCGCTGGATCTGCCCGACGACCTCGTTGCCGAGATGTCAGAGCTTGCCGAGACCATCATCGGCACCTACCGCGCGGTGACCGAGTCCGGCAACCAGGTTGCCGCGACCCGACTGTGCCTGCCCGACGATTCGGCCGCCGATACGCTGCGCCAGACCGTGCTCGACGCCGGGGTGCCGAACGTCGAGGTGGTGACCGAAGCCGAAGCCGCAGCGGCCCTGGCCCGCAGTGTGGGCGCTGACGCCGCACTACTGCTGGCCGACGACGACACCGTGTCACTGACGACCGTGGGTGACCACACCGCGGCTCCCGCGCCGGCGTTGACGACCCTGGCCACCATGCCGATCGGCACCGCCGGGCCCGCCGCCGCGTGCGCCGCTGTGCTCAACCGGGTGCCCGCCGACGAGGCTCCCGGACGGGTGCTGCTGGTCGGTCAACGCCTTGACCTCGATTCCGTTGCGGCAGAGCTTCGTTCGACCGCACCAATCGAGGTGGCCCCCGATGCCGGTTATGCGATTGCCCGGGGAGCGGCCCAGCTGGTCGGCGACACCGCGCCGGCCAGCGCGTCCACTCAGATGGCGCCCGTGGTCGGCGTGCCGCAAGATCCGACCCAGATGGCCCCGGCAGCCTCCGACGCAACCCAGATGGCACCGGCTTCAGAGGCCACTCAGATGGCCCCGATGGCTCCTGCCGCCGATGCCACGCAGATGGCGCCCGCACAGGCGGATTCCGCTGCCGTCGGGCCGGATCTGGCGTACTCCCAAGAGCCCGAGGACCAACCCTGGGCCGACGAGATGCCGATGGACGCGGTCAACGAGTTCGTCCCCGAGCAGGATGACGACCCGGATTACACGACCGTCATCGCACCGCCACCGCCACGGATGCTGTTGATGGGCAGCGCCCTGGGCTTCGTGGTGGTGAGCTTCGCCACGCTGGCCACTGCGGTCGCGATCAACGTCCGACCGACAGCCGACGTGCGCGCCCAGCCCGCACCCACCGAGCAGGCTCAGACCGTGCCCGGCAACTATCTGCCGCCGGTCCCGCACGAACCGGATCCCGTGGCCCTTCCCGTCTCGGTGCTGACGCCGCCACCGGCCGCTCCCGCGGCACCCAAGGTGCGCCAGGGCACGGGTGATCTGCCGGTCAACCAGGCACCTGCTCCGGTGGCCCCGCCGGTCGCGCCTCCGGTACAGCCGGCGCCCCCTCCGGTTGCTCCGCCGGCGCCGGTTCCGGTCCCTGTGCCGGTGCCTATCCCGATCCCGCTGCCTCCGGTGGTGTGGCCGACGGTTCCGACCTGGTCTCCGCCGACGACGCCTCCGACGACTCCGCCGACAACGACGGCACCGCCCACGACGACCACTCCGCCGACGACGACCACCGCGCCGCCGACCACCACGGCACCGCCCACGACGACGGCTCCGCCCACCACCACCGCACCGCCTACCACCACGGCGCCACCCACGACCACGGCTCCGCCGACCACCACGGTGGCTCCGACCCGTACGTCAGCCCAGGAGACCGTGCCGCCGATCGAGGTGCCGACCCACACCGCACCGGCATACACCCCGCCGGTGGAACAGCCGACATACCAGGCTCCGGCGACGACAGTGGCACCGCAGTCGCCATTCGGCGGTGGTGAGTCCTCTTACGGGAGCGGATCGTCGTCGAGCGGTGACTCGTCAACCGGTTCTTCGTCGAGCGGTGGACTCTTCGGGAGCGGGAGTGGGAGCGGGAGTGGCTCAGGCAGCTCACCGGTGACGACGATGCCGGGCAGTCGGTAGACCGGGCGAACCTCGTCAGGCCAGGCTCCTGCAGGACCGGTGACTCCGGGCCTCTCTATCTTGGACACTGACGTCCATTCATCCGGAAGGAACGCCGAAGTGGCCAAGAAGCGCTGGAATGACCTGTCCCCCACCGCCAAGACGACCGTGATCGCGATGGCCGCAGTGGACGCCGGGCTGCGGGCCTGGGCGCTGCGTGACCTCGCCGGCCGCGACGCGAGCCGGATCAACGGGCCGAAGTGGTTGTGGGGCAGTGCCCTCGGGATGCTGACCACGTCCGGCGTGCTGCCCGTGGCCTACCTCGTTGTCGGACGTAGGTCCTGAGCCCTCAGCCCAGGACCTACGTGCCCTTCACGTTGAGCACCTGACGGAGCTCATGCTCGATCTCGATCAGGCTCGCGGCGTCAGCCATGACGACATCGATGTCCTTGTACGCGTCAGGGATCTCGTCGACCCACTGCTCACCGTGGCGGTATTCGATGCCCCGCATCCGCTGGGCGAGGTCGTCGGCGGTGAAACGGCGACGTGCCTCGTTCCGGGAGAACCGGCGTCCGGCGCCGTGCGGCGCTGAGCACAATCCGGCGGGGTTGCCCTTGCCGCGCACGACGTACGACCGGGTCCCCATGCTGCCGGGAATCAGGCCCATGACGCCGTTGTGGGCATCGATGGCGCCCTTGCGGGTCAGCCACACCTCACGGCCACCGTGGTGTTCCTTGCGGGTGTAGTTGTGATGGGTGTTTATACGTTCCACCTCGAAATCGCCCGCCGTCCTCGGCTGGTCCAGACGGGCGTAACCCATCCACGCCGCGAACACCCACATGTAGCGGTCCATCATCTCGGCGCGGTTCTCGAAGGCGAACCGCTGCGCCCAGTTGAGGTCGCGCAGGTACTCGGAGAACTCCCGGGTGCCCTGAGGGAGGTACGCCAGGTCGGGGTTGGGCAGATCGATCCACCACCGCTTCATGAGCTTCTGCGCGATCCTGATGTGCTTCTGCGCGATCTTGTTTCCGACGCCACGGGAGCCAGAGTGCAGAAACAGCCATACCCGGTCGTCCTGGTCCAGGCACAGTTCGATGAAGTGGTTGCCGCCGCCGAGGGAGCCGAGTTGCTCGCGCCACTTCGGCGAGTGGGAAAGGTCGATGCCACCGTCGCTGGCCAAGTGCTCCAGATCGGTGATCCGCCCGGCCGTGAACGGGAACCGGGCGAGCGTGTCGTTGTAGTTGCCCGGTGACAGCGGGATCGCCGTCTCGATCGCCGACCGCAAGGCCGCCAGATCACGTCCCTGGATATCGGTGGCGGAGAACTCGGTGCGGGCCGCGATCATCCCGCAGCCGATGTCCACACCGACGGCCGCAGGGATCACGGCGTCGATGGTGGGGATGACCGTGCCGATGGCCGACCCCTTTCCACTGTGGGCATCGGGCATCAGAGCGACATGGGGATGCACGAACGGCATCGACGCGGTCTGCTTCGCCTGTTCGATGGTGTTGTCGTCGATGTGGCTGGCGAAGTTCAACAGCTTGTGGTCGACGACGCGATGCGTAGTCATGACGTCGATTCTGCCGACGCTGTCGAGAGGTTTGTTTAGGCTGGTCGAGAGCCGGGCATCAACTCACGGGCAAGCGGGCGGATTCCCCCTGCGTGGACACGGATTCCCGGCTTGCCGAGGGCGGTTGCGTCGCGCAACACTTGGCGCGGATTTGACGGAAACCAGTACCGGCGCGCCAGAATAGAGTTCGAATCGCGTAGGCATTGTCGGCACCGGGGGGTCCGATGAAAATTGGTTGGTATGTGTTCATGCACCGCCCTGACGGTGGCGTGATGCCTATCGCTGGGTTCTGGCGCAAACGCACCGCGCTCAAGTGGGCCGAAGAACACGCAGAACCGGACCACCGCCTTGAGGTCCAGCGTTTCAGCTGGTGGTCACCCGACACTGCCGGCCAGCGGCCGGTATCAGACCCGGCAAGCCGATGCCAAGGATCTGACGACCCC
The window above is part of the Mycolicibacterium fortuitum subsp. fortuitum genome. Proteins encoded here:
- a CDS encoding inorganic phosphate transporter, which encodes MSLQFLLLCIVVFTALMFDFTNGFHDTGNAMATSIASGALKPRTAVALSALLNLVGAFLSTAVAATIAKGLVDADLVTLELVFAGLVGSILWNLFTWLLGIPSSSSHALIGGIVGAMIAAAGGHGVIWHGVVSTVIVPAVLSPLIAGVVACIASWLVYRVIRGLPKDRTIAAFRYGQIGSASLISLAHGTNDAQKTMGIIFLALISYGAVDESATMPPFWVIAACAVAIALGTLSGGWRVIRTLGKGLVDTEAPQGMAAEVSSAATILLSSHFGYSLSTTHVATGSILGSGLGRRTQVRWAVARNMATAWLITLPAAGLVGALTYFLVHGIGGFAGPLVGFVGLIAATVPIWLKSRKPPIDHKNVNDAWQGSLTAVEGK
- a CDS encoding cutinase family protein is translated as MASNFAMPSAIAAPCPDAEVIFARGTMEAPGVGDTGEAFVNSLRANVGAKSVEVYPVDYPATTDFPTAVQGIADARAHIMATAANCPDTKMVLGGFSQGAAVIGFVTASVVPDGVSVADVPAPMPPEVADHVAAVALFGKPSPRFMRVLNNPSVVVGPYYAAKAIDLCVDNDLVCDPQGRSFGVHTEYAGTGLVNQGAAFAASKLQDEWAQDAARQPLTATLVGTGPSQPSRVAPPVQPAQHMGPAPQNLPGPAPAHSPAAPAPVAPAPIAPLA
- a CDS encoding PE-PPE domain-containing protein, coding for MASRGESSRAARRQHRSSRWAATLLTSVVVAASAVVTVSTQTATYSATVRLAGTTIGVGPSFEPFGLSFPLMFYGTIVPEGDSFHTVPYPAQLTISLPIISDLPVLSHLPYWPQSLKRSEAIGAGYLEQDIANMPAGDKITIIGISQGTQVAEIARADMARDPKYVANADNYEFIFIGNPYQPNGGILTRLTSWSDMPVLGDLFPFGRPGPSDSPFKTTYYQNQYDGVADFPAYFNVLSLVNSFAGQAFGHAFPGYVLEYPDAPNAVTTQVGNTTYVTLPQYLPLLAPLRIPASLVGAERFVDAMDPVLRVFVEMGYDRTADPSRVKEFSWITPDEKLQEALNELPRAFQQSMAILGGEKYVPTLPQPVVSDAEPETPVTPHPAEPVDTSPLGQAVRQALTDVAKAVSDASRPVAKMMQAIGGRGSRTVREPVGPVGESAGSNRLKRPATTPTDARHSPVQRLRPVGETKRPDRDSVRSTLRSAIGSAEKTPKSGHAQRHRPSTHKSGRAS
- a CDS encoding TetR/AcrR family transcriptional regulator — encoded protein: MGRPPAASGERATSEPAAKPRGQRTIRGLDAEQRRAHRREQLLTAAFELIARDGYANTSIEQICQTAYVGNKAFYEVFDSKEDCYLALLAQIAAQIEEKAVEALADAPDDPDETVHRLLSAFAHALVDDPRVAVVAFGECAGISPRVERLRRENRRWTASFLENLWRQREFPCLSDTGSVDYHALAVSTVGGLFESVADWLHQRETDSASPPTIDTLISNLTSFVGVVRAGIAASAR
- a CDS encoding PE-PPE domain-containing protein, yielding MRGWGRGESSRKARRQRGSRRWGSMLLTGGVVVAVSAGVTVSTPEAVYIAAVRLVGTTIGVGPSFDGFGLSVPMFFYGSTVPEGDSFHTVPYPAQINLEIPVISDLPGLSDIPYWPHSLKRSEQIGAGYLQQDIANTPADDKITIIGMSQGTEVAEIVRAEMAKDPKYVANADNYEFVFIGDPYQPNGGILARFTSWSDVPVLGDLFPLGRPGPSDSPFKTTYYQNQYDGFADFPAYFNALAIANALAGIVFQHVFPGYVLERPDAPNAVTTQVGNTTYVTLPQYLPLLAPLRIPASLIGAERFVDAMDPVLRVFVEMGYDRTADPSQVKEFGWVTPPEKIHEALNALPAAFEQSLAILGGEKYTPTLPQPVVSGTQPETPVTEHPIDPVGTSPVEQGVRHTVEDVAAALSDATRPLAKVLQAIGGATAPHKTVDPADSTVEAVGETGEQPTSTPVSRNPRPRSEASGTDSAPRLRVVRDTDDSDTRTPAPKPVPGKDRPDRTSVRAAAKHAAKEATKSAEAKRDRPAKRQSAKAG
- a CDS encoding RtcB family protein, producing the protein MTTHRVVDHKLLNFASHIDDNTIEQAKQTASMPFVHPHVALMPDAHSGKGSAIGTVIPTIDAVIPAAVGVDIGCGMIAARTEFSATDIQGRDLAALRSAIETAIPLSPGNYNDTLARFPFTAGRITDLEHLASDGGIDLSHSPKWREQLGSLGGGNHFIELCLDQDDRVWLFLHSGSRGVGNKIAQKHIRIAQKLMKRWWIDLPNPDLAYLPQGTREFSEYLRDLNWAQRFAFENRAEMMDRYMWVFAAWMGYARLDQPRTAGDFEVERINTHHNYTRKEHHGGREVWLTRKGAIDAHNGVMGLIPGSMGTRSYVVRGKGNPAGLCSAPHGAGRRFSRNEARRRFTADDLAQRMRGIEYRHGEQWVDEIPDAYKDIDVVMADAASLIEIEHELRQVLNVKGT